The following DNA comes from Rhipicephalus microplus isolate Deutch F79 chromosome 6, USDA_Rmic, whole genome shotgun sequence.
CATTCAATCTGATATTTCATGTGAGCTATTTAAGAAGTATATATTTTGTTCAAAATGAACATACCTAAAAATAAATTTGTGCCTGACATTTCATTGCATGCCAGAACACAGCATCAATGACTTCAAAATAAACATATTTTAATTACAACTAAATGTGCATTTGTAACTGCGACACATAAATTAACACAAATTTTTTTCTAGTAATAGAATATCAAGAGCCTTTAAATAATGCATTAATTTGACACATTTACATACATTTCTTCACAGGTGGTGCTTCAACGAGATAATACTGGTAAAGCCCCAAGCACTTACACAGTATTCTCGCTAAATATGTATTTCGGGTAAAATTATTCACTGTGGGAAGACACAATGAGACTAAGTCAAGGAATGAACACCACACAGAAGTGACGCTTAACAAATGGGTTTATTTGGCACCAACAGACTAAAGCAAGACTAGAGCAAACACTTGGCAAATGACATCAGTGGGACAACAGAAATGGTCATACTTAGTATACCAATCAAATCATACAACATGGCTTCTTTCAATATAAACAACACCACTTCTTTCCATATGAACAGAGTAACAAAACAATAATACACAGAAATACGTGCTTAGTAATCCCTTTTCACACTgttaagagcaaacctcataagcgcgaaaatgcacgcgacagcgacgagcgatgcaatgagcgacgaaacagggcatttgcgcgtgctcgttttcgcacgatcgctcggttctccagatttggaaaccgtcgctcatcgcccggaagtgctgggctcaagcagccaatagcgaaaaactggaaaagacaaagactacataggtgcacgtgaccctgcccgagccacgtatgcgcaacaagaaataacgcaatgtttacgcaagtgcatataaaaaaaagtgctgcaaggcactcataaacactttccgttccaacaatatatcttattttaaaATTGCATAacgctcactacgcggtttttttggtgcgagtagacggcctcatgccagcaacagtagagttcgctcgccgaagccgttgcgtgaatgaggtttgcctgcgctagcgactgattgcgcgaagacgatctacgttgCATCGTCcatcgctgtcgcgtgcattttcgcgcttatgaggtttggcccttaaagGCAGTGTCAGAATGCGAATGGGTCAAGGTCGAATGAACACGCAGGTGcatgaaaaaaaggagaaagtaTCAATAAAACATTTCGAGCGGTCTAACACAAATGAACCTATATATAACCACAGTGAATGGTCAGTCATGGGTGTAGTCAATACTTCCCTACTCTGCAAAAATGAAAATTACGATTCGGCGGGTATCTCACGAAAGTACTAGCAATACTCGCCACAGTTTGGTGAACTCACTCGCAAGCCGATTCAATCAGACTCGCTAAGGCTCCAAGGGAGCCTCCATTCTGAGCGAGCACAACCGAAAAACGTGCGAGTTCGAGTGAGCTCTCAGTGAAAAATGTTTATTGAAGGAGTCCGAGTAGACTCTATTCATTTTGCCAACGTGCAGTAGTCGCCCAAAAAAGTTCACTGCAGACTCCGGAAAGCCTGCTATTTATGTTGAGACTCTGCTGCAcattccgtgcaggcctggtgcgttTTCTCATTCATTCTCCTATTTCAACGCACTGAGATGTCACGGAATCCATTATCACGGAATTATTAGCATTTCTCTGCTAGCTACAAATACCCGCAAAATACAGTAAAAACACCACACGACGAACCCCCTGGCGCGCTTCTCCACGCTGTGATTctggagctctttaacgctcCGCGTACAAACGATACGCTCACCTCGCAGCAGTTCATGACAGGGATATGCAGTCACTGCGATTATTGCTTTTGTCGCTGATAGCATAATGTGTTCGTCGCAAAACCACCCCCATCGTCTCAGCCCGGTCGAAACAGCACAATCAAGCGAATGCCATGGTCGTTTGTTTATGGAACCTTAGAGAGCACTACTATCATCCTGTGCCCTGGCGCCCGAGCGGGCTTGTCATgtgacttttttttgtattttacagGCCATTGTAGCTAgcagaaaaacacaaaaaaatttacAGGTATAAAGCTTGAAACTATTTATTCATACATTTTGCAAACCAATGAACAACTTTCTCATTAAAATTCCTGGTCCATTTTTTGCTTAAAGTTAGTCAATAATAAATGTATAATAAAGCAATTAATCATAGCACGAAAAAGTCAGACTCTCCAGGCAACAGTCTGCAACGTGCATTGGATCGCGTAGTCATTGTGTATGTCTGCATATTTTTTagctctggctaaagatagctgagCCACCCTGTATAAACAACACAAACCGACATTCACATAGACACATTTCTTTTTGTACATAACACATATTGTTTTAACAGGGCTAACTTTCAAAAAGTTATACATGTCCCAGGACACAAGATTCACACCATCAGCTATTAATTTGGTTAATACCTGTGTTAGCAGTAAAATGAGAGGATAAAGCACAGCCACAGTTAAAAGCCAGGGTTCTGTCAGCGAGCTAACCCAGGCCCACTAATTCTTTCAGAATCCTTCAGGTTCCCACacagggttcgtacaggtttccAAAGCGAAAATTTAACGATATTCAATGACTTTCCAGGACCTGTTGCAAGTTCTTCAAGGACTCAAAGCGGCATGTGAAGCAGAAATTTTTTACTCTAAAATTTTCAGAAATgaccaattttattgcacttaCAATGTATGAATATCACATTTATAAAACAAGACCGTAGTCTTTATAACTTCTCGCACCCTCTCCATAGGGAGAGGGCATGATGTCATGGCGGACAGTTACGCGCTGATGGGCCTCAGTGGACATGTGCAGCCAGGCCTTAAAGGGGTCGTGCCACAATATTTGTGGCTTGCGCGCTCCCTTGCTGCAAGCTTTAATTATAGCTCCAAGTACGATACACGTACTTTCATTTATTCTCGCTATATAGTTTGTTGTCTTTTTgatatggacaattttcagttcaTGTTTGTGGGGACCGAGTTGTGCAGGTACATAGCAGTACCCACGAATTCCCTCAGATTCAAGtgcacagtttctttctttcttttcgggGTAGTCCACGAAACGTTTCATTCCTACCACAGAAAACGGCTGATGCTGAAGTGTAGGGGGTGTCAAATGACGAAGGAAGGATTGGCCTTTCCTGAATTTCACAAAACAGATTTACGATGAATATCACCAAAAACGTGTGAAGACaacatgtaaaaaaataaaactatgTGTGAAAACATTGGTGTGACTCAGCATGGAGTAAACATGCTAAAAAATTTAAATAAACACACTTTCAATATAATGACCCTATAGAATAATACTGCAATAGGCTCTGTCAGTTTAAAAATTAACTACATACAtacaatattatgagatctagTACCTATCACGACACCACGTGAAGCAGTTTTTCaacgcggtgaaaaaaaaaagattggctgCACACGCTTTGCAGAAAACAGCTACCTCACACAGGCAGATGATTTTAAAAAATCGAAACATACAGTTTCAATACAAGGCCTGCATAGAATAGCACTGCAAAGCTCTGTAAAGTGAAAGTTATTTGCACATCTAAAAACACATGCGTTAGCACCTATCATGCCACAGTGTGACACAGTCTATGGACGCAGTGAAACAGAAGGTTAGCTGCAAATTtcgcagaaaaataaaaataaatacctgCTCTGCACAGGGCAAACATTAAAAGCAAATGCGACATACACTTTGAATACAAGGCCCTAATAAATTAACACTGCAAATGTAAGCACAAGTAGAAAAGTACTTTACATATATGCAAAAACACGAGTACTAGTGCTTATCATGCCACCGTGCGAAGCAGTTTCTCTTTGTGGTGAAGCAAAGGCTGACTGCACATGTTTTGCAGTAAACGTTTGTTTTTTGCTCATGTTTCTTTCCATCATAGCAGAGTCTACAGTTGCGGTATCTACTGATTCGTTGCGGTTGGTGCTCGGAACAGGGACACACCGGATCAGCCAGGTATGCAGCAGGAGCGTCTGCAGCagtcgcaacctgcgggtcatcCAGGCCcaacagctgatagacgagctCAAGCCTGAAAGCGTACTGATCAAAGCGCGAGCTCCGCGATAGCTCCGGAACTTCCGGATGCTGCTGACGATACTCCTCAGAGAGAATGAAGCTGCTTACAACAGCAGCATCTATGCAGTGAAAAAACAGGGTTTTCCACCACTGCACAGACCGCATGAGAGCGCCGTTCGATCCAATTAGCTGGTCGGATGCGTCTGCTACAGGCACGCCTTTTTCGAACTCGTCGATGAGCGTTGGTTTTACGACCGACAGTTCAGCCCACAGGTTCCACATTTTCGTTTTTCGTTTAGCGAGCACGAATTCGTTAGCCGTGTGGGCTGTAGACATCATGTTCACAGCGCGCCTGTCTTTTTACTGCAGGTGCAAAACTCCCTCCTCTCGCAGCCAGCAGACATCTCTCCATTTCGCATTTTTTTCCCACCGACGGTCTTTCAGTATGCTCGTGAACCCGCGCTGATCTTTCCGCATCCTTCCGCACGCGAGTGTCTTGTGCTCCAGTAAATTAACAAACAAGGATGTTGATATATGAAAGTTGTCAGAAAAGATGATATAGCCTTGATCAAGATAGTTTTCACACAGCCGCGTCACCACGTCAATTGCCACTGAATGCACACTAGGAGGTTCACCCCTTTGTTTGAACGCATCGAAGCGAAGAGTGTACCCAGTTCTCGAGCCTGCCAACACCCACTTTTGTATGCCCGTTTGACATGCTTGTCCCCAATGAACCGCCACGTACCGGAGTGAACTTCAAGTTTCACAATCCTCTCACTGATGAAAAGTTtctgacacggttgaaaatgaaGCGCGGATGACTGGCTCATGTGTTTCAGTAGAGAGGACATGCAGTTAAGGTCCCCATGGGATGCGACCATCTCCTCTGTAACAGACACACTCAAGATGGCAAGCAGCGTGTTGAACATTTTTCCATGTCATCACCGACGGCATAAAGATGCCCGAAAACACGTGTCGTTGACTCCAATAACATTGCAAGTGCGGGACTCGGACAATTCCTATGTATACCAAAAGTCCGATTAACTTGCACATCTCCTTCTCGATGACCTCGTTCCAGCATACGTCCCGTTCTCCGTGCGATGGCTTTTCGAAAATATGCATTTGTGCGTACTCGTTTATGTAGTTTCATATCTCTCGGATGACTTCGGTGGTGAAAAACAACATGAAGATATCGACGGCTCTGACAATCCCCCGTGGAGCACCCAAGAGCACGAGGTCAAGGTCCATTCCGGGCCGTCTTCGCGGAGAGAACTCGACCCTTTGCGCAGCCGGCGTCAGATGGTCCTGCCCAAGCGATGTCGACACCCTGCAGATAAGAGTTGTGACCTTTAGAATACATCGAATATGCTTACATCAATGCTCAGCACCATCGAGGCGATCATTTATCTTTTAAAGGGTCAATATAATAATGCCCACCTCCCTTACGTAATACCTCTGCTGGGGTATTACGTAAGGGGGGAGCATACATAAGAAAAGGGAACATTCAAACAGTTATGTATTAAAGAAATGCATTAAAAGTAGCATTTAGAAATGAACGAGGTGAAATTGCAAAACAGTCAAAATACATGTACTCTAAAAGAAattttcccggctgtggcggctgcatttccgatggtggcggaaatgttgtaggcccgtgtactcaaatttgggtgcacgttaaagaaccccaggtggtctaaatttccagagccctccactacagcgtctttcataatcatatggtggttttgggacgttaaaccccccaaatcaatcaatctaaaagAAATTTTAAAAACTCAATCAttgacaacttttcttgacagcGCTGTGGAAGCTAGAAAACCGAAGCAGGCGCCTGCTAATGCGTCATATATTGCACTCAGGTTTACAGTGATAGCTTTCTTATTTGTCCTACTGAAATAAGTGCTGCTTTATTTGTTGTGAGAATGAAATGATTGCGGGGGGATGTTAATAAAACACAGTTAAAGTTAAATCTACAAGaatgtcccccttttctttctgttttctaGGTAGCACAACCTATCAAGAGCGCCCACTTTCCAAAATAAACATGACGTCCACGACGTAGTGGGTAAGCGCCTGTGGCTAAACATGCTGCTTACTTTTCCATGCAAATTATACTCATCATATGACACAAAAATTTACACTAAACCCTCCAAGTATTTCACCCATTCACATTTTTCATGTATATTATTTTCTAGACATACTGGCGATGCGAGAGAGCAACACAGAAGTCAACTGCAAGCTGGCATACTACGTGTGGAAGCTCTGTTTCCATAGCCTCCGCTCCACTAACAAGATAAGTTGCCACGAAGTATAGTGCATTGCAAAACTTGATAGAATCACGTTTAGTTATTACAAGGTCAGGTACACTATTCCGTTCTGCAATGGCTATTGGCAAGAAAGAGTTGGAACAAATTGGTAGAGCCATGAATTCTTTGACGAATGAGAGAGATTGACAGGCAGCATGAGGTGGGGCTTTGTGGAAAAATAAGCGTATCATATAAATGTAGGAAATTGCATTAGAGACTATGGACGAGGCATGAGAGAGAGATTTTTCAATAAAGTACTAACGCTTTTATGCCGAAGAATGATTTGATGTTTACGAAACTTAGCTGATGGTCATACTGGGACATAATAAACTGGGCTGTGTGGTTTCAGAGAGCTTCGAGTAGCTGGACAAGGCACGCGTGATCAGAATTCTATATTGCCAAGGCAAACTTTTAGTCTAGTGCGGATAAACGTCTCATGCTAGTTTACGAATCTGCAATGAAATAAACCGATGAGAAAGCGAAACTTACCGGGAAATATCTGCTGATGTTCTGTGGCCGTTCGATTCACTTTCGCTGTCCGTACTAAAGCTGGAAGAATGAAAGTAGTCTTCAGTGTCCATGGAGCAACCGTCATCCGGCGATTCCAGCTCGGAGTCATCAGACTTTGTCGAAATTCGCCGTTTTTGTGGAGCACCCGCGAGCGGCGCCATTGGCATAAAGCTAACCACGAACAGTCGTTGCCTCGACTGCGCAGGAGCTTTGAAAagcagagaaataaaaaaaaacctcagAAGCAATACCTTTCAATTTTCCTAGTCACAAAACTCTTGAAACTCTTTTGAACTTGAAACTCTCTTCAAGAGTGAGGCATTCGACATCTTGCCAAGCCTCACTCTTGAAAAGAATGCGCCGCAGCGTGGCGTCAGGATGGGTTGTCTCGGCATGTTAGAAGCCTTTGCTGTGGCCGCTTGCTGCGCGTTTTTTGCTCTCAGCGCCAACCAGCCGCCCACATCCGC
Coding sequences within:
- the LOC142765505 gene encoding uncharacterized protein LOC142765505, with the translated sequence MPMAPLAGAPQKRRISTKSDDSELESPDDGCSMDTEDYFHSSSFSTDSESESNGHRTSADISRVSTSLGQDHLTPAAQRVEFSPRRRPGMDLDLVLLGAPRGIVRAVDIFMLFFTTEVIREI